The following DNA comes from Thermovirga sp..
GGCGGCTAAGAGGGGCTTCGTGGACGCGGTGATCCTCCCCGAGGAGACACGCGGTGAGATCTACAGGGCCCTTGTTCAGTGCGAGGGCAAGCGCCTGCAACGGCCGAAACGCAAGCACGGCGTTATGCCGCACTAGGAGGTAGTGGATATGGAAATCTCTCGCATTGCCGAGCAATTCTCCCATGGAATAGGAGGTCCCATTGCGCTCGCCTTGATCGCCTTTTCGACGGTTTTCATCGTGCTGATGGCCCTTACGTTCACGATAATAGCGATCCGCTACCTCGCCGCGTTTTCGGAGCGCAAGCCCGCCAAACCGGCGGGGCCCGAGCAAAAATCAACACCGGCTTCGCCAACTCCACCCGTATCCGCGGCGCCTCCGGGTACCGACAAGAACATCGTCGCCGCGGTCATAGCGGCCGCCCTGGCGGTTTCCGGCGGCGGGAAGGCCCTGTCGGTGAGACCCCTGGAGGTGGCCGGTCGCGGCAAGCCTACCGCCTGGAAGATGGCGGGAAGAATGGACCTCCTGGAGGGGTTTGAATAATCCTGTAAAACGATAAGGGTGGAAACGTTAGCCCTAAAAGGTGGACCGTAAACTGAAAGGTCAAATTCGCGGCTGATTGTTTTGCTCTCTCGATTTATGCCTTTCGCCTTTGCCTTGGCTTCACGGTTTCCGCTTTTCGCCGTTGCTTTGGCTTTACGATTCACGATTTACGGCCCTTACGATTAACGCCCGAACAGGAATAAGATCAGCTACAAAAAGAAGGGTTCTTATTTTCGAAAAAATAAAGGAGGAAAACCCAAGCTATGGCCAAAAAATACAGGATCACCGTTAACGGAATCTCCTACGAGGTAGAAGTGGAGGATATCGGCTCCTCGGCGTCGGCGCCCGCTCCAGCCCCGGCACCCGCCCCCGCGGCTGCCCCGAATCCTACGCCGGCACCAGCACCTGCCGCCGTCCCCGCTCCCGCGCCTGCTCCGGCGGCCGCCGGTGACACCCCCGTGGTCGCCCCCATGCCTGGCAAGGTACTGAGAGTTCTCACCAGCGTGGGAGCGGCCGTCAACGCCGGAGATCTTCTGCTCGTACTCGAA
Coding sequences within:
- a CDS encoding OadG family protein, whose product is MEISRIAEQFSHGIGGPIALALIAFSTVFIVLMALTFTIIAIRYLAAFSERKPAKPAGPEQKSTPASPTPPVSAAPPGTDKNIVAAVIAAALAVSGGGKALSVRPLEVAGRGKPTAWKMAGRMDLLEGFE
- a CDS encoding biotin/lipoyl-binding protein, giving the protein MAKKYRITVNGISYEVEVEDIGSSASAPAPAPAPAPAAAPNPTPAPAPAAVPAPAPAPAAAGDTPVVAPMPGKVLRVLTSVGAAVNAGDLLLVLEAMKMENEIQAPSAGTVKEIRVSDGSPVNTGDVFLVIG